The following are from one region of the Ruficoccus sp. ZRK36 genome:
- a CDS encoding hydroxyacid dehydrogenase yields the protein MKKPRSIFLLDTRAKSRIYSDDDCLRIHELTQNDRKTYSEELVLSSPSAFGDVEIIFSGWGAPVLSEDLLNAFPNLKAFFYGAGSVRKLATPAFWQRDILLTSAYQANAIPVAEYTVASAIFALKQAWRLNRNLANGQAVDETEKIKGVYFGSKVGVISLGAIGQLVCQKLQHMDLDVYAYDPYADASLFESCCAKRVDHLETIFSECDVVTLHTPWLRETENMITGSLLQLMPTGACFINTSRGAIVRESEMIEVLRKRADIFAVIDVIRNESTYHLSELATMPNVFLTPHIAGSNGYECHRMGSLAVEECRRFLSGKPPQCPITEAGVALMA from the coding sequence ATGAAAAAACCGCGATCCATATTCTTATTGGATACAAGAGCCAAATCGCGAATTTATAGTGATGATGACTGCCTTCGCATTCATGAGCTAACACAAAACGATAGAAAAACATATTCTGAAGAACTTGTTTTGAGCTCTCCGTCTGCTTTTGGAGATGTGGAAATCATATTCTCCGGATGGGGTGCTCCCGTTCTGTCGGAAGATTTGTTGAATGCTTTCCCGAACTTGAAGGCTTTCTTTTACGGAGCTGGCAGTGTGCGCAAACTGGCAACCCCCGCCTTCTGGCAGCGGGACATACTGCTGACCAGCGCCTACCAGGCGAACGCCATTCCCGTTGCGGAATATACGGTGGCATCTGCCATTTTTGCGCTCAAGCAGGCATGGCGGCTGAATAGAAACCTGGCAAACGGCCAGGCAGTTGACGAAACAGAAAAGATCAAAGGCGTTTATTTTGGGTCAAAAGTTGGGGTAATCTCATTGGGGGCTATTGGCCAACTGGTTTGCCAGAAGCTTCAGCATATGGATTTGGATGTCTACGCTTACGATCCATATGCCGACGCATCGTTATTTGAATCGTGCTGCGCGAAACGCGTTGATCATTTGGAGACCATCTTTTCGGAGTGTGACGTGGTCACGCTACACACGCCTTGGCTACGAGAGACAGAGAATATGATAACGGGGTCCCTGCTTCAGTTGATGCCGACAGGAGCGTGCTTTATCAATACTTCACGGGGAGCTATCGTTCGCGAATCGGAGATGATCGAAGTGCTGCGCAAACGAGCGGATATTTTTGCCGTCATCGATGTGATTAGAAACGAGAGCACGTACCACCTGAGCGAACTGGCAACAATGCCCAACGTCTTTCTAACCCCGCATATCGCTGGCTCCAATGGATATGAGTGCCACCGGATGGGTAGTTTGGCCGTGGAAGAATGTCGTCGATTCCTGAGCGGGAAGCCGCCCCAGTGTCCGATCACAGAGGCGGGCGTTGCCTTGATGGCCTGA